TTCGTCATTGCAATACCAGAGAAGATTGGGAAGATGAATTGAAGAGGTGGCAAGACTTTCCGAACAAAAAAATTGAGGATGCGTTGAGACCAAGTTATAATGGATTACAAGAGGATGAGAAGGGAATATTTCTTGATATTGCATGTTTTTTTAAAGGGGAAAAGAGATGGAAGGCAGAAAGAATGTTAAAAATGCACGGGTTCTCTGCACGGAGGGGAATTGATGTTCTCATCAATAAGTCTCTCATATCAATTTCAGGCGACAATCATCTAGAGATGCATGATTTGCTGCAAGAAATGGGTCAGTCCATCGTTCATGAACAATGCACTCATAACCTTGGAAAACGCAGCAGGTTGTGGAATGCCAAGGATGTCTATCAAGTACTGAAAAATAGGATGGTAAGTTTTAATTTCATTGTCCTTAAAGAGATGAAAAAACTGCAAtcttataaattaaaaaaaaaattgtcaagaAACCACTCATTTCTTCTAACGAAAATCACCATATACATTTTACTAGTTTACTTGCTGGTGTTTTGGTCGACATATTATTAATAGAAGATGGTCATTGTGGTTGAATTGTACTGATCATATATGGTAGGATCTTAGGGTGATGATATGCTAAAATGTTTTATCAACTGACCTGATTTTGTGGTATTGTTTTTTGATGATATGATTCTTTTAGTTACATCTTCAAATTTGcattcaaaaataaattttgaaccaatatgattattaaTTATATAATCTACTACTAATTATTCCAATTAATTGACATTGGATAATTTCGGACGACATGACatatttccatcatttttttctttttcttttttggcaatGACATTGAGCTTTATCTAAaccagtaaaaagaaaaaagtaactTTTATGGTAGCTACTTTTGATAGATTCTCTGAATGTTGTGTGCTGATTTGTACTCTATTGTTGATTTCTAGGGAACTACAAAACTCCAAGCCATACATTCAGACATATCTACCATTCCGGAGTTACCACTGAATCCTGACACCTTCAAAAATATGCACAATCTAAGGTTGCTAAAATTTTCTGCACAGCCAAATGTGGACAACAAAGTGCACCTTCCTGAAGGTCTCGAGTCTTTTCCTGAAGAACTTAGATATCTATATTGGGAGAGATACCCTTCTGAATCTTTACCATCAGAATTTTCTCCACACAATCTAGTCGAGCTTCACATGCCCAATGGCAAAGTTAAGAAGCTTTCGCATAATGGTCAGGTAACTTCAGCTTGCCAATTATGAAAATGATTAATGTAGTTGGACTTGGAATAACTAATGTTTTCGTAcgtgtaataataataatacaaaaaaaaaggttttccTGTTTTACCCAAGTACTTattgattctttttatttaatttttttgttacagAAATTTGGGAACTTGAAAAGGTTGAATCTTAGAGATTGCCAACACCTGACTGAAGTTCCGGATTTCTCTCAGTGTCCAAATATTGAAAAATTAGTTCTTACCGGTTGTACAGGTTTGGTTAAACTGTATGTTAAAAAGTTTGACAAGCTTACTACTTTGAAACTTGCAAGCTGCCGGAGTCTTAAATTTTATCCAGAGATACCATGCAATGTACAACACTTAAATTTGTCTTCCTCTAAGCTGACTGAAGTTCCCGATCTCTCTCGGTGTCCAAATATTGAGAAATTATATTTGTATCGTTGTGCGAAGTTGGTTCAACTTCCTGATGGATATCTTAAACATCTTGCCAAGCTTACTACTCTTAATATGGCAGACTGCTCAAGTCTTATAATTTCTCCTCAGATACCATGCAGTTTACGAATCTTAGATTTGTCTTCCTGCTGTCAACTGACTGAAGTTCCTGATCTCTCTCAGTGTCCAAATATTGAGGCAATAGATCTCTGTTGGTGTACAAGTTTGGTTCAAGTCCCCAAATCTTTTATGAAAAATCTTGACAAGCTTACTCGTTTGGAGCTGGCAGGGTGCTCTAGTCTTAAAGCTTCTCCTGAGTTACCACGCAATTTGCGACAATTGGATTTGTCTTCTTGCTCTCAACTGACTGAAGTTCCTGATCTCTCTCGGTGTCCAAATGTTGAGGAAATAGATCTCTGTAGGTGTACAAGTTTGGCTCAACTCCCTAAATCAATTTTTAAAAATCTTGACAAGCTTTTTCGTCTGCAGCTGGCAAAATGCTCGAGTCTTAAAGTTTGTCCCGAGTTACCACGCAATATACGATATTTGAACTTGTCCTATTGCTCTCAACTGACTGAAGTTCCCGATCTCTCTCGCTGCAGTGAaaattgtttgagcccaaaagtaattttggcaagatcttttagtggatttagcacagcgggccgatacctgcggcccaaaaataagcctacttgggtttgggttacagcttcgcccattccgtggtCCATAAAGAAatcgaaaccttattggaatcaagtggcagagattgaatagggaacttcaatcaataatccttctatggcaaggaacagtcgaaactcTAGGTGTATAAATATCAGGTTTAAAGGACAAGAGAAGGGTCTCtcaaaaaatcaatcaatcccagcgattacaaagcctccccggagcaaaccttcaacttCGTTGAAACCCGATGACCgtgcgccagtcctagtctctccaagagccgactgtcagcatcaccagatcaacccggcgaccgtgcttccagtcctagtctcttcaagagccgactgctagtactactgccaccgagactctctcaaccagcgaagcaagggtaacgccctcgcaacccagcgaagctaaagtcacgctttagcagaacctgtgctttctccaaacttcccagtgattgctctgctcagcctacaacgttgagtatcgattcggtgacgcgaagagatcacacccaaagtccttatccataaggcaagaagtcctttctcggaaggctagagaagaaccttgtggtgaggttggtgctctcctcgtccacaatgcttgaagaagaagtcaggtcaagggactcccccgatgactgcaccccacggtgctggcacgtctgcgcacacgctcaaaagagacagtttgcatgccaactggttttggagccaaacattttggcactccCAGTGGGACGTCAATAGTGTCTCTTCGTGAAcgtagccattgggaagtcaagcgaaaacccttaccaagAGGTTTAAGCTAACTGCTCAAAACACAAGACCTCCTGTTACAGACCACATtctcgcgcggactgtcgtggtcttcctgaagaacaagtgacccAAAGATTTTCTCGCCAAACACCCGATATGTCAACTGAACGTGGAGAGAATCACCCGGCCGCTACTGAGGGCCAGAATGTCACTACTAATCAGGCCAGTGAGTCTGTTATCACTACCGCTGTCTCCAATACAGTGGAAAGTGGggaaagagaggctttcgttgcgaagcctattccagagggaGCGACCTCAGAGGTGAagttcgcgatcatcatggagaatattgAAAATCACAAGAAGATAGCTGCTGATTTCGAAAGGAAAACTGCGAAAACGGACCAGCTCATACGCGAACTAGACCAGCGCATTACCAGACATGCAGAGGATACTCAGCAACTAATCGCACAATCAGAGAATGCAGTAAAGGCTCATGCCGCAGGTATCGCTAGTGAGCAAAATCAGTGCCAGAAAGAAATCATGGAGGCTATCACAAACCAAACCAAGCAGACTGCGTCAGATAtggcaggtcttcgcaaggatAGCGCTAACCTCGCAACCGAGGTGGCCATGCAGAGAGCCGAATTGAACCAGGCAAGAGAAGTgttgaacaaagctttaggggatcctaatgTTATCCTTGGTTCCATTGGCCAGCCTTCTGGCTCGGGCAAGTACGTGTCGCCGAATCAGCGAGAGAAGGTTAGCAGCAATACCGCTACACCTTCCACGACCGTTGCCGCTACACCACAGAAAAGTAAAGAGCAAGCTCTGATTATCGGTGGCAGCAAGGAGAATGCCATCTCGTCAGGCGGACAGACCACCAGGTAGAAGCATGACGCATCAAAAGTTGGTGGAGCTTCGTCCGACTCTGCTACATTCTTTCAATACGACGGCGATAGGGCAGAAAACATATACCAAGAActgccaggaagctattatggGATTGACCAGGCTGGTAACCCAATTAAGATAACAGCCATGGCAAAAGAGACGCATATACCAGCAGTGACTCTTCAGCAACCAGTTACAACCCGTGTTGTACATGTAGGAGAAGGGACAGTGGCTATAAACCAGGCAATACCCTTGTAGGCTGCTCGCCATACTGTGGCAatacctcctcttcctcctccaggcccagaatatgtaagacgtgaagaggtagaggagatgttCAGGCTGGCTAATCCTAGGACCCAAatggatggggtctatgagggacctttcccaccGCATATAATGCTCACGCCCTTTCCCAGGGGtaataaaaatatcatattttctactttttcaggggaagataCCGAAGATACGGCAACTCAtttggccaggtttagggtgcaatgctgccagtaccagaatgatgatatcctcaaatgcaggatctttggcactacTTTTTTGGGAGCTGCCTttagatggttttccaagcttCGACCAGGAACAGTCGCGGATTGGCCCGCAATGGAAATGCTTTTAAGAGCAATCTTCGGAGCCATTGAGCCTGAGgttgacttggcttctctcactTAGATGGCCCAGCAGCCTACAGAGTCCGTTGTGGCCTATCTTCAGCGCTTCCAGATTCAGAAAGCCAAGTTGAACTTCATCCTGCCTGAGAAAGAATTAGTCAAGCTCGCAGTCAAGGGTTTCGAACCTCGTCAGCGAAAGAAacaacatggcagcatgatccagtcaatgggagaactcatcacagaggtgggcagctttgaacatctcctcagagaaactgacgcaaggaagaatgcgtccaaagggacatatgtaccaggaaaacatcgctccgtagcggccctgagctaccagccggctACTTATGACCCTTATTACCATCATCACAGCGAAGAAGCAGTTCAGGATGACGATgtggaagaggagaatgatatcGCTGCTTATGAACTAACCAGGAGGAAGAATCCAGCACTGAAGCAactgaaaatttccaaggaacctgtcaagctcaaattgaaggccttcaccaaacctgaattcGCGACATATAcctatgatgccaataaggcacatgagattctggatgagatgatcgctgcgaagatggtgaagaccgacTTTGGACCCTTTCCTTGACCAGAccagctgaaagggaagaagtactgcaaattccacaacttatGGAATCACAACAACGCGAActgtgtgaagctcaaagaccagattcaagtatgg
This portion of the Rosa chinensis cultivar Old Blush chromosome 1, RchiOBHm-V2, whole genome shotgun sequence genome encodes:
- the LOC112202180 gene encoding disease resistance protein RUN1-like — encoded protein: MLSLKTSMMSFLVFVVQTRARSLPASYLYYALKERKIDTYMDDRLKRGDEIEHALMEAIEQSKISIIVFSEDYASSRWCLDELVHILKCKQRYGRITVPVFYEIDPSNVRKQEGSYKQAFGRHGEVFKNYMGKVLIWRKAVSTAANLSGFHSKNFSPEHALVETIVKDILMKLTSYKLNRNSSTNMRDLFGIDIQIQQIELLLSIHTQDVPIRIVGIWGMGGIGRTTLADEVFHRLSSKFDSCSFLTNVREESEKYGIYHVRNKLLRELLRDESLNIGSPSIGSHIIERLSRTKALVVLDDVNDSSQLEVLLGDHVGFSWGSRIIITSRDRSLLKEKVEDEHIYPVKGLEINDALKLFHLKASKDGFPKTDCSDLSRRAAEICNGVPLALKVLNPLFRHCNTREDWEDELKRWQDFPNKKIEDALRPSYNGLQEDEKGIFLDIACFFKGEKRWKAERMLKMHGFSARRGIDVLINKSLISISGDNHLEMHDLLQEMGQSIVHEQCTHNLGKRSRLWNAKDVYQVLKNRMGTTKLQAIHSDISTIPELPLNPDTFKNMHNLRLLKFSAQPNVDNKVHLPEGLESFPEELRYLYWERYPSESLPSEFSPHNLVELHMPNGKVKKLSHNGQKFGNLKRLNLRDCQHLTEVPDFSQCPNIEKLVLTGCTGLVKLYVKKFDKLTTLKLASCRSLKFYPEIPCNVQHLNLSSSKLTEVPDLSRCPNIEKLYLYRCAKLVQLPDGYLKHLAKLTTLNMADCSSLIISPQIPCSLRILDLSSCCQLTEVPDLSQCPNIEAIDLCWCTSLVQVPKSFMKNLDKLTRLELAGCSSLKASPELPRNLRQLDLSSCSQLTEVPDLSRCPNVEEIDLSGKMLES